Genomic DNA from Caldivirga sp.:
ATCCAACCTGCAGCAAGCTAGGGCACCACCCATGCAGACTCAACCTATGATTCCTCTTCCACCGCAAATGCAACAGAGGTACCCAATGCCACCTCTCCCACCACCCTACATGCAACAGCAGCCTCAGGGTACTTCAGAAGCATCCAATAGTAATGACTACACCCAGTGACCACATCAGCATGAAACCTTGGTTAAACACTATGATTCCTGCATTGGATCAGCAGTGATAGATAGCAAGTAACCTACCACCTTAGGGTCTATTTAATATTAATGACTTCCCTCTGCGCATTCTAAGTATTAACAATTGAAGACTCGGTTAAAGACAAAAGAAGCAGAAAGGAGTTAGTAAAGTTTTTAGATGCCTCCTTAATTATCGGATCTGTGAATTCTAGGCTATCATCTATTATTGAATGCCTCTTTAATGTCGTTAACACGTCATGAAGCACCCTATCACTTACCTGTGAGCCTTCATAACCCTCAAGAGTCCTCTTTAGTAAGCCCCATTCCCTGATTCCAGAGGCTAATAGCTTGAGTATTACTCTATATCTCCTACTAGCTCTAAGACTTAGGAAGTTCTCGAGTTCCTGTTTAGCCATATCCACGGCATCGTTTATGATTGTTCCCAGGTCCCCGCTGCCAATGCTCCTTGAATACCCATAGTATGTTAACCAGCCAATAATACCATCTAACCTACCTACCACATTCTCGAGCTCATCTTCATCAACGGAATTCTAAAGACCTCTTGTGGCTTAACCTCTGAGTGGTAACCTTGGCATAAGCCCTACCAAACAGTGGTAACCTTGGATTACCAAGTATTAAACTTAATGCACCCATTTCAGAGCCAGATAGTATGAATCTAGGTTATCTAGGAAGTCGTAAGCATGCGCTATTGCGTCCCAAACCTCAATACCCAAGGGTCCACCAAGTCTTTGGGCCTCATCAATTGCAATAATAAGTCTAACTCCAGCATCATGAGAGGCTCTATCAAGTTCCCTAAACAGCTCGGTGAGCAGTGGCCTATTCTTACCCCAACTAAGTGAAATCTCTAAGCCCGAAATTCCAACACCCCTAATGTTACTTAGCGCCTTCATGACACTGTTAATTAATGCTTTAGAGGGTAGGTACCTTCTGGTGAAACTATTTAAGGATCTCGATAAGATGCTATATAGGCCTCTCCTGGACCTAACAAACTCCCTAACATCAATGAACATGTATGGGACACATAATTCGTTAAGCGATGTTAGTACTTAAGGATGTTTTACCAGTTCTCCTTAAACCCTTAACTACTATGAGCCTGGTCAATGGATCATTAATTAAGTAGGATAACCTGTTAAACTCCTTCTCAAAATTAAATAAATCCACTTTACGGGTCTTAGGCTTTGGGTCAAAAAGCATACTTCCACACCGAAAGTTACTTCCACGGTGGAAGTATAAAAACTCAACTAGCTTGGTTAATCCCAGGTTTAAACTACAATGGTATGGCATTACCTTAAAATAAATCTAGGTACCATTAAATCCCATCATATGCTTATATACCTTAACGCTAGTAATCCTCATCATGTATAGTGGTTCATAACCGGTATAATTGCCTTTAACTATAGCTACATAGCCATAGTGTACTGGATATTGTAGTGGTATTGGGTATGTCCAATTCACTGGTGTTATTATTCACTTAGTCTTGGGGTTTGATTAAAGTTAAACGCTACCAGTAGTCCATTTAGGTTTGAGTTGGCCACTATTGGGGTTAGGTAGGGTAGGTGCTAATTATAGTCTATGAAGGCCAGTAATGTGTATCCTGAAATGCTCTGACCTCCTCTCCACCCTGTAGGGGTGGTTCATTTGGTTCCTGTCCTTGCTCGTGGTGTCATTGAGTGAGTGGTCTGTAGTTTGGCTTGGAGTATCTCTTCTTCAAGCCTAGCCTCACGGTTGCCTTGAGCCTATACGTTGATGTAGGAGCGCCCATTTTATTGGTATTTCGTCTCTGTTTGCCTTGAGTCCGCATTTTGGGCATTGCATTACCCTGCCTGGTAATTGCGTCAATTCGTTACCACAAACTGGGCATTTTGTGCTTGGCAATCTTTTGAACTCGTAAGGTACACCGTACCAGGCTAGTTGATTAGTTAAGAGATATATGAATCTCCTCAGGTAGAGCATATAGGCCTTAGCCAATCCGTTGGGTAGCTTCTCCTCCATTAACTCGCGCCTAGACTCTTCAAGCACATCATCAATAATAACCATGGCTCCGTATTTCAAAGCCTTCTGAGCCAGTTTATGGACCAGCTTTTGAGTATAATCCCTCAGGTAGGCATATAGCCTACACCTAGTGGCCTTAATCTCCCTCCATAGCTTTCTACCGTATGGTGTCTTATGAAAGCCAAGCCTCCTTAAGGTGCCGTATTTATGCTCAAGCATAGTCACGTGGTTGTAGAGCGTTTCAATGTAACCTAGGTTAGGCCTCTCCCTACCCATTGAGCTTATTTTGCCATCTACTAGAGCCCAAGCTATGCCGTGCCTCCACGAGTTAACGTCAATAACCAACCTATAGTTGCTCGGCTTAATTGGCTCAACTTCACGCTCGAAAGTTATGGCTATGTATAGATGCCCATCATCAACCCAGGCCCTAGCCAACTTAGGCTTGCCACTCTCATTAAGCCTATCACGGATATACCCAACCTCACTGGGGGTGAGGCTGATAATAATGGCTCTCCTCTTAATAACCCACCTAAGCCTCAGAATGTTTTCAGTTAAATCAATAAATACGCCTTGACCCATATCACGTTCATTAGTGAGCCTCACGCCGACATTGAATATTGCATGGACTTTAGCCAGCCATTTTTTAGCATTGATAAGTCTTAACTCATTCTTAAAGTAATCGAATTCATATGCAAACCTTGAGTCTATGTCTATTGACCATATCTCGAATCCCCTAGCCCACAAATTACCTAAAGCATCAGCTCTATTAAGCACCCTAACCAACGCACCACGCTCCTCAGTGGTGAATATCCTTAATGGTCTCTTGATTAGCAGTGTTCTATGGGATTTCGTCATCTGGAACCACCACAATCACAATAACCCTCCTACCAACCAACTCCTTCAACACTGGCTTATTCCCAACCCATATCTTGAAGTACTCGTAGCCGTGCCTCCTCTGGTCAAGCATCACGGTACCAAAGACCGCATACACCCTAGCCACAATAGAGGTCAGCTAAACTCTTATTTGAATTTTTTGCTAATAAAAAGTTTATAAATTAGCAAACCATTACCCCTAGTGAGCCAGCGGTGGGAGTGTATGCCGTGAACCCGCTGGTGCCCAGCCCCGTGGGCACGTGATAAGATGACACCCCGAGGATGGGGGCAATGCCCGACGAAGGCAGAAGGGTGAAGAGAGTCACAGGGATGCGGGGAAACGGGGCATATTCTACCGTTCTCATCAACTATAACCTCACCGTCGGCTGAAATAACCATGGGCCTAGGTCCATTAGGGCCTTGAGGCTGTTGAACCAGCACTGAATAATTAGGTAAGATACTTAGTGGAACCTTACTTGTAAGGGAAAACTTGCTTACTAAGTCACCTGCAATAAAACCACCGACTGCACCAAGGCCCAGTGCCCCAGTAGTTTTATGACATCCCTCCTATCCATTACATGGTTATTATTTAAAATCTAAAAACTCTTCTTCGTGTTAATCCGCAACACAGGTGAGGAGCCTTACCCTTGAGCAAGTAGGAGTCAGCTCTGGCGATCGGTTTATAACCCCCTTCTTCAATTAGGCTTAATAGTGAATACAGTGCCTGATAATTCGTTTAAGGATAATGAACCCATTAACACTCTACTGCTATTACCCGTTAAGGCATTTGATGCCTTAGTAACTTACCCTGTGAGGCTAAGTATAGTGAACGCGTTGATAAATGGGCCATTAACGGTCACCGACGTCTC
This window encodes:
- a CDS encoding zinc ribbon domain-containing protein, with translation MTKSHRTLLIKRPLRIFTTEERGALVRVLNRADALGNLWARGFEIWSIDIDSRFAYEFDYFKNELRLINAKKWLAKVHAIFNVGVRLTNERDMGQGVFIDLTENILRLRWVIKRRAIIISLTPSEVGYIRDRLNESGKPKLARAWVDDGHLYIAITFEREVEPIKPSNYRLVIDVNSWRHGIAWALVDGKISSMGRERPNLGYIETLYNHVTMLEHKYGTLRRLGFHKTPYGRKLWREIKATRCRLYAYLRDYTQKLVHKLAQKALKYGAMVIIDDVLEESRRELMEEKLPNGLAKAYMLYLRRFIYLLTNQLAWYGVPYEFKRLPSTKCPVCGNELTQLPGRVMQCPKCGLKANRDEIPIKWALLHQRIGSRQP